CACGCGCAAGCTGGAGCTGTTTCCCTTTGTCTACGCCATCCAGGAAGGCCGCTGGATCCCCGAGAAGTCAACCTTTCTCATGCCGCCTTCACACCGGATTTCCACTCAGCCGGGGCGCTGGAACCAGGCTTGCCTGCAGTGCCACACCACTCTGGGCCGACCCCGGGTAGCGACTCAGGACCACATGGACACCCAGGTGGCGGAGTTTGGCATCGCCTGCGAAGCCTGCCACGGTCCGGGGGCGCGGCACGTCCAGGTCATGAGCCGGCCGGGGAGCCTGGAAGCCTACCGTAGCGGCAAACTCGAGCTGAATATCGTCAATCCCGGCAAGCTGTCCCACGACCGCTCCTCCCAGGTCTGCGGACAGTGCCACAGCGTCTTTACCTTTGGTGACCGTCAGGAACTGGTCCAGTGGTTGAACCACGGCTTTTCCTACAGGCCGGGACAGGATCTGAACGACAGCCGCTTCCTGATCCGGTACCAGCAAAGTCGGGGCGCTCCCCAGATGGAAGACTTTCTGAAGGCTCAGCCACGGTTTCTGGAGTCGGTCTTCTGGTCGGATGGAATGGTTCGGACGGCCGGGAGGGAGTACAGCGGACTTCTGGAATCGGGGTGTTACCAGATGGGTCAGATGTCCTGCCTGTCCTGCCACCGCCTCCACAAGACAGCCGACGATCCCCGGTCTCTGAAGTCATGGGCCAACGACCAGTTGCAACCGCGGATGGACACCAATCAGGCCTGTCTGCAGTGCCACCCAGCCTTAGAGTCCAGGCTGGAGGAGCACACCCATCACAAGCCGGGGTCCCCCGGCAGTGAATGTTACAACTGCCACATGCCTCATACCTCCTACGCCCTGCTGAAGGCTATTCGCAGCCATCAGATCAGCAGCCCCACGGTGGCTGCCAGCCTGGAAACGGGCCGGCCCAACGCCTGCAACCAGTGCCACCTGGACAAGACCCTGGGCTGGGCGGCCCGGAACCTTCAGAAGTGGTACGGGGTACCCAAGCCCAAACTGTCCAAGGAACAGGAGACTGTCGCGGCCTCGGTGCTCTGGACCCTGAAGGGCGATGCCGGCCAGCGGGCCCTCATGGCCTGGAGTCTGGGGTGGGAACCGGCCAGGGCCGCCTCCGGTTCGGGCTGGATGGCCCCCTATCTGGCCCAGTTGCTGGAGGATCCCTACGATGCCGTGAGGTTCATCGCCTATCGTTCGCTCCGGCGACTGCCCGGTTTCAGCGACTTCCGGTACGACTACGTGGACTCTCCTCAGCGGCGGGCTCAGGCCCGTCTCAAAGCCCTGGAGATCTGGCGCCGAGACGGGCGGCAACACCGGCCCTCAAACGGATCTGCCGTCCTGTTCGATGGCCGCGGCAACCTTCGGCAACAGGCCTTCGATCGCCTGCTGAGCCAGCGGAACGACTATCCCCTGGGCCTGGCCGAGTAAACGGGTCCTGCTTGCCTCCCTGTGTTTTGTCTCAGAACCAAGATTCGGAATTGCGAGGCTGCATGATCAGGCGGGTCCCGGCTCTGTTGCATGTCCTGGCCATGGTTGTTCTGTGGGTTGGCCCCCAGCTTCTTGCCCAGTCGGAGGGCTATCGCAAGGCGCTGGCGAGCTATCGGGACAAGCGTTACCTGGAGGCCCTGGTCTGGATACAGCAAGCCGTAGCTGCGGAAGACGACAAGGCGAGCTACCATCTCCTTCAAGGCGATATCTACAGCGCCCTGCATCAGTTCAGCGATGCCGTGGCTTCGTTGCGCCGAGCCGTTGAATTGGAGCCCGATCTGGCCAGGGCCCACTTCCAACTGGCCGTTCTTTTCCTGCGGGACAACAAGTATCGTCCGGCAGCCGACGCTCTGGAGCGGGTTGCGGTCGTCGAGCCCGGCAATTTACGGGCCCGTCTCCTGCTGGGCAATGTCTACTGCCTTCAACTCAATCTCGACAGTCTGGCCTTACAGCAGTTTACGGCGGTAGCAGAGGCCGATCCCCGATATCCCGCGGTTCAATTCGGGCTGGGGAGACTCCTTTTCAGGCGGGGCAAGGACCGTGAGGCCGTGGAGCATTTCAGATCGGAGTTGGGGTCTCATCCGGAACATGCGGAGGCTCGTTTTCACCTGGCCAAGGCCCTGCTGAGAATGGGCCGCACCGATGAGGTTGCCGGCCATTTGCAGGCGCTCCGGGGCAAAAAGGTGGACCAGGCGGAACTCCACTTCTTCCTGGCCAAGACCTACCGGAGGCTGCAGCAACCGGCCAAGGCCATCGAAGCGCTGCTGCAAGGGATCGACCTCAACCCCAAGTTCCCGGACGCCTACTATCTGCTGGCCCGACTCTATCTGGAGACGGGGCGCCCCCGGGATGCTCGGGAGCAGATGGATCGGTTCGAAAAGATACGCGACCGGGAGGGAAGGGGCCGGCTGAGGCCATGAGGGTGCGGAAAGAGTTTTCCATGGCGGACCGAAAAGAGTTGTCCACGAAGGGACACGAAGGACCACCAAGACACACGAAGAAAAGCAAAACGGCTTTAAGACCTTGAAGACAAGATGGTTCCCATCCTGTACCTGGCGGTCCGGTGAAACAGGCGGGCTGCGATCGGCTGCTTCCACCGCCTCGGGGCCGATTGCTGTCCTCTGTTGCAAAGCCATGTGGGTCTGGCTTGGGTTGTCTGTGGTGCTCTCGGCCGGGGGGCTCCTTTGGGCGGACCCGGTTCCCCGGTTCACCAACGTCACCGGTTCCAGCGGCATCGATTTTCTCCATATCAACGGTCCCGAGAAGACCAAGCCCTACTTGTTCGAGGCCAAGGGGGGCGGGGCCGGCTTCTTCGATTACGACAACGATGGCCGGCTGGATCTGATCATGGTTCAGGGGTCCACCCTGGAACGATTCCGCAAGGGAGACAATCCGCACGGCTCGCTCTATCGCAACCAGGGAGACGGAACCTTCAAGGAGGTGACCCGTGAGGCGGGTCTGACCCGACCGGCCTGGGGGATGGGAGTTACACTGGGGGACTACGACAACGACGGCTATGTGGACATCTACTTGAACAACTTGCAGGCCAACATTCTGTACAGGAACCGGGGAGACGGCACCTTCGAGGACGTCACCGCCCAGGCCGGTGTGGGAGACACCGGGTTGAGCTCCTCTTCCGCCTTTGGCGACTACGATCTGGACGGGGATCTGGATCTCTTTGTCTGCAACTATGTTCGCTACAACTTCGATAGTCTGCCGCCGCCGGGATCGAAGCCCATCTGCAACTATCGGGGAGTTCCGGCCTTTTGCGGTCCAATCGGTCTGGACGGGGCGGCCAATCGGTTCTACCGCAACAACGGAGACGGAACCTTCTCGGACGTCACCGAGGCGGCGGGGTTGAACGTAAAAAACCGCTATTACTCACTTGGGGTGGTGTGGGCCGATCTGGACAGCGACGGGGACCCGGATCTCTACGTGGCCAACGACAGCACGCCCAATCAGCTCTTTGTCAACCAGGGAGACGGAACCTTCAGCGAAATGGGTTTTCTGAGCGGCCTGGCGACCGACGCCGACGGGCGTTTCCAGGCTGGAATGGGGGTGGACGCGGCCGATTATGACAACGACGGGCGTATGGATCTGTTTGTGACCAACTTCGCTGACGATTACAGCACGCTCTACCACAATCGAGGGCAACTCCTGTTCGAGGACGTAAGCCAACAGGCCCGGTTGAGCCAGCCGGAATGGATGCTGGTCGGCTGGGGGGCCGGATTTTTTGACCTGAACCATGATGGCTGGAAAGACATCTTTCACTCCAACGGCCACGTGTATGCGCTGGTGCTGACGGCCGGCTGGGCCGACCGCTACTATCAGCCTTCTTCCTTTTACCTGAACCGAAAAGACGGAACCTTCAGGGATGTGAGGAAGTTGGCCGGACCGGATCTGCAGAAAGAGCTGCTAGGCCGGGGAATGGCCTTCGGAGATCTGGACAATGACGGAGACATCGACTTCATCATCGGCAACCTCAACGGGACTCCCCAACTCTTCAGGCATGAAGGCGCCGGCCCCAACCATTGGGTCATGTTTCGCGCCAGGGGGAGCCGAAGTAACCGTGACGGCATCGGCGCCCGCATCACGGTGGTCTCCGGCGAGCTCCGCCAGGTTCGGGAGATCAAGCGAACAGTGGGCATCTTCTCGGCCAGCGACCCCAGGGCTCACTTCGGCCTGGGGGGCGCCGAGCGAATCGACAGGGTGCAGGTGAAATGGCCCAGCGGGGTCGTGCAGGAATTTCGCGACCTGCCTGCCGACCGGCACTATCTGATTGATGAAGAGAACGGCCTCTCGGACGAGTTCTGAGGGTTGGTGACTTGTGGCGGGTCGCTTCCCCGGGAGCTGTAAGCCCATTGGATATTTGGGTGCTGGTGTCGAGCTGCGCAGGCGTCAGCAGCGGGTGATCGTGGCGTGGGGCGGTGTTTGTTTGGGGAGGATATGCGTTTCCGAACGGGTGCTTCCTATTCGCCGCATACGCGGCTGGGTTGGCGCAGAATCGATACGACCCCGGGCTACCGCCCGGGGCTACCCTGAGCCGCAGCTTCGCAGCTCTATAAGGATGGCCTGTAGCCAGCGTTTGCGTGGCCTACCCACGTCAACCGCAGCTTCGCAGCTCTCCCTTAACCCACAACACTGCAAAGGGGAACGTGCTTTTTTTGTTGAAATAGTACGCTGGGCGACAGGCCGGAGGTTCGAGCCGAGCGTCGTCGTCGGGATTGTTGTTTCGTACCCGAGAAAACGCCAATCAAGCTGGCTTCCTTTTCGAGCGGCGAAGCCGCGGCAGCAGGTGGCCGTTGGGCGTAAGCCCATTGGAAAGCGTATTGTAAAAGCCCGAGTCGCGTAGGCGGGGGCAGCAATTTTCCCAATTGGAAACGCGGGCTACAGGGCTCCCGCTTTGCGGTAGATGCGCTTCCGGTAGGCTTCGTGGCTCCGCGACGCTTCCTGGTTGACTTCGGTGCTGCGCCCGCGGTAGTCGAGCACGAATCCCCGGCGATGGGAATCGGTGTTGTTGGGGCCGCTGCGATGGATGGTGAGGAAGTGGTGGATGGAGGCATCTCCCGGTTGGAGCAGCGCCGGGACTTCCGGATAGAGTTCGGGGTCGGGAGGTTCGGAGAGGGCCTTGGTGAACAGGGGCAGTCCCGTCTGGACATGGGGGATTTCCCCCAGCCGGTGGCTGCCGCGGACGAAATGGACGGCTCCGTTTTCGAGGGTGGTCTCATCCAGGGCGATCCACATCACCAATCCGTAGGGGGGGAGGTAATTGAAGTAGGCGTTCTCCTGGTGATAGAGGGCCGGCGAGCCGACTCGGGCGGGTTTGTAAAAGACTTCAGTGGTAATGGGTTCCACCGGCTCTCCCAGGCAGGCGCCCAGCAGATCCAGGGTGGCCGGCCGCTGGAGCGCTTGCTGAAAGTACTTATCATAGAGCTCCATTCTGGAGAATTGTTTCAGCGGCCCGCTCCATCCCGATTCATAGACCACGTGAATCCGGGGGACGGTGGGTAGGACTTCGGTGATGTAGCGGTCGATCTCCCGCTCCGTCCGCTTCAATTCCTCGGCGTTCAGGAATCCCTTCACCACTACGAACCCGTCTTCCTGAAACCGGGCCGCCAGTTGACTGGTGTTTGGTGTCGCAGGCATTCGTGCTCTCCCGTCCATCACTGCGATCGGTAGTTGACCTCCAGCCGCACGCCATGAAACTGCGCCCAGGCAGCCATTCCGGGCAACTGCTCCGGCCTGACGGCCCCCGGCCTGGGGCGTGAGCCCTTGAGGGCCAGCACCACGGTGTTCATTCCCTGCCGCAGGGGGGGAGCATCCACGGGATAGCTCACCCGATACTCGCCCTTGCCGGCGTCGACGACGGTCGATTGTCCGCCGGTCAGGTCCTTGCCGTTTACCCGGCAGACCACGGCATCCGGCCGAGCAGCGCTCCTCACATCCAGCACCAGCCTCATGGTCTCGAGCGTTCCGTTTTCCTTGGCCGAGGCCAGGTCGTCCCCAACCGCCAGCGGAACCCTTCCCACCACTCCGTACTTTATGGCTCCCTCCCGGCTTACCGGCAGCGGCCGAGAGCTGGAGATATGGGCGTAGTAGTCGATCACTCCACCGGTATGGTTGTCCACGCAAAACAGCTTGTTCCTGGCCGCCAGGGTGCTGGGCTCGCCGATATCGCTCAGGCAGGCGTAGGACCGCCGGCGTGTCTCGACCAGGTCCTGACCGGTCTTGTACTCGAAGGGCGTCCCCAGGTTCCACAGGTAGACACCGTCGGCGCCGGTCCGGAACCAGTTGCTGGCCATGCCCCGCACCCCCTCCAGGAAGCTTCCCCCGGACACGTTGTTGGCGGCGCTCTGGTTGATGCAGGGATAGACCAGCACGCCGTGGGGATGGGCCGCGGCCGTGAACTCGGCCAGGGGAAGGCTGAAGGGGGCATAGCCGCCTCCGGCAATCAGAATGTCCACCAGGTCCTCTTCCAGCCAGCCTTTCAGGTCCAGCCCGATGTTCAGGGCCAGCTGGAGGCTGTCGGGCACTCGAGTCGCCAGCAGCAGCGGACGGCCCCGCCGCTCGGCCTGGCTGTCGGTGAGCTTGCGGATGCTGCGCATGAAGGCCGTCATGATCTCGACCTGGTCGGCGCTCACCGGTTTTCCCTGCATGGTCGGGCTGAAGAATACCGGGTGGCGAATGAAGTCCAGCTCGAAGCCGTCAACGTCGTAGCGGCGGGCTACCTCCTCGATGATCTCGAACTTGCGCTGCCTGACCTCCGGGTGGGAGAAGTCCTGGGAGGTGACATAGAGATCCAGCGAGGTGAGCCTGCCCAGGGGATCAACCAGAAACTCCGGATGTTCCTTCTTCCAGGTGGTCAGGCCGCCTCCGATGAAGCTGTCGTGAACGTCGTTCATGCGCACCGAGGCCAGGATCTCCATGCCATGAGATCGGGCAAAATCGATGACGATCTGCAGGGGGCCGCGGCCTGACTGGATCAAACGCTTCACGTTGGCGGTGACCTTGGACCAATAGGCGGGCGGCCCCCCGTGGGCGTCGCCGTAGATGGGCTGGATCTTGCTGTCGTACACCGGGGCGTCGGCCCACCCCCCCAGGATGGACCAGGAAATGGTATCGACCTGGGTTCCGGCCAGAGGTTGCAGCCGGCGCTTCAGGAATCCTTCCGGAGTGCCGGCATCGTCGCGGGACAGCTCGTAGCTGTCGTCATTGAAGATGATGCGGCGCTGCCTGGCAGCTGCTTCCACCCGGGCCTTCTTGGCGTCCGACCAGTTGGCCTGGGGGGCCGGCACCGGCCCGGAACAGGACAGGACTCCCGCCAAGGCCAGACAGATGCCGGCTCCCGGAATCAGGTTCATTTTCCGGCTCCAACTACCCTTTGGTCCTGGTTCGATCATCCTGTTCACCTCTTCTTTCCAAATTGGTTTGCCGCGAAAAGAAACATCCGAGTCTCTTGCAAATTTGCAGTGGCGCCGGTCAATTTCCCGGTAAACGTCATGTTCTGCCTATTTTGTGCCTTTTGTGGCCATTCCCGGCAACGCTCCCCTGCCTCATCTTGCAAACGCCTCATGGGAGAACACGGCCTATAGTCCTGGTTCGGGAACCCCATCCGGCAAGGATCATCGAGCAAAGCGCTCGATCCGCTCCTTCAGCTCCCGGTAGCTCTCCAGCGCCTGCCGGGCCTGTTCGGACTGTCCGGCATCTCTGTAGAGTCTTCCCAGAAGGCGGTGAGCCACCGGATTGTCGGGGAGGAGCCGGATGGACCGCCGGGCGGCCGCAATGGCCTTGTCGAGCTGTCCGAGCCTGCGATAGACCTTGGCCAGACCGAAGTGGAGATCGGGGAGCGAGACCGTTTGGCTCTCGGGGGAGACGGCAGTCAACTGGGAAAGAGCCAGCTTGGGTTTTCCGAGTTGCAGCAGCAGGTCCGCCAGCTCCAGGCGGGCCTGGCCGGCGTCAGGGTGATCTTCCACCTCCTGCTGCAAGGCTTGCAGTGCCTCCCGAAACATCCCGGCGTCCAGGTAAATGGCGGCCAGGTGGTAGTGAGCCCAGGCGTAGCGGGGATCCCTGGCCACCACCGCCTCGAACTGGCGGAGAGCCTTGCTCCTCATGTTCTGCTGGTGGTAGGTGCGCCCCAGGTGCATCCTGGCCTTCAGGTGGTTGGGGTCCAGTTGCAGGGCCTTCTCCAGGAGCCGCATGCCCTCTTCCACCGGCTCGCTGGTCTCGTTTCTGGCGCCCATACCCATGGGATCGGTCGGGTCTTCGGTTTCGCTCCGCTGCTGGAGTATGAGAGCCGCCACGCCGTAGTGGAAGTCGGCTTTGGAGGGGTCCAGAGCCAGGGCTTTGCGCAGTTCGGGTTCGGCGTCGCTGTACTGATTGAGCTGCAGCAGCGTCATGCCGTACAGGTGCCGGTATCCGGCGTTCTCACCGTCCTGCTGCACGGCTTTCTGAGCCGCCAGCATGGCCAGCAGATACTCCTTGCGCTCATACCGCTCTTTAGCCTCCAGGTAGTCCGCCGATTGCGCTCCGAGCTGGACCGCCCAGAGAAGGACAACGGCAAGCGCCGGAACGGCCAATGGACGGAACAACTCCTTCCAAGACAGGCGGCTCGCCCCCTCTTCCTGCGGGATCCATCTTGTGTTGCTGGCTGCGAGCGGCCTGTTCATAGGGCGTTAGTGATCCTCAGTCCCACGGGCTCCAGGCATTCAGGGTTTCTTTTCGGCGACGATGCGTATCCAGTGGTCGGCGAACTCCGAGTGGGTCATGAAGCCCTCTACAAAGGGCATGTGACAGGAACTGCATTCGCTGGCAGCCACCTTGCATCCGGAAGCCGTGGCGTGATCGCCTCCATGGCAGGCCAGGCACTTGGAATCGTAGGAGGTGGGGGTTTGCACCAGGCTCTCGTGCGGGTCGTGGCAGGTCGTGCACTTCAGTTGATCCCGGCTCTCGCTGTAGCACTGGCTCAACACCAGGCGCTGGGCCGGGAAACGGGACACCTCCTTGTCGACCATGTACCTGGCAAGCGCCTGCAGGTCGCTGCCTCCCGGCGGCGCTCCGTGGCAGGCGCCGCAGAAATAGAGCTGCTCGATAGCCGGCATCTTGCCGGGGTTGCCAATGGTGGCGGCGGGATCGGAATCTCCTCGGGTCATGGCCCGGACGTGTTCTTGCCCCGGTCCGTGGCAACGTTCGCAGTGGACGCCGGCCGAGGCAGTCTCCATTTTTTCAGGCGGCAGGTCGGCGTTCCGGGTGGTGTGGCAGGCAAAGCAGTGCTCTCGTTGCGGCGGACTCATCCAGTCCGCCAGGGCGTCGTAGGCATTGTCGACCGGGTCCTCCAACCCGGTGGTGATGTCCAGCCCCCCGGTGGACTGATACCAGCTTACCCGGCTCTGGCCGTAGGCGCCGGCATCGGTCATGCCCACGAAGGTGATGCCCTTCCTCCCGGCCCCCATGCCCCAAAGCAGGTGCATGCGGTCGACTTCTCCGTCCCTGGCAGCCACCAGGTCGAGGGTGAACTCGGGGTCGGGAGACCGCTCGATCCGATAGGCCACCTGATTGCGCGGGTCGGAGAACTCCAGGGGCACCGATTCCAGCAACCGGGAAATGGAGCGCACTCGCCGCAACGTCAGAGGGTGCCCGCTCTCCAACTGGACTTCGGCAATCTCCCGGTGGCACTGCACGCACTGGCTCGAACCCACAAAGCCCGATTCGTCGGTGGCTTGTGCGCGGGGGGGGACCACCGAAAGGAAGATCGTTGAAACCGCGACCGAGAGAAAGCAGGAAGCCAGGTTCCTGTGCAGCGCGGCCGATTTCCCGGCCGGCCCTGGGTGCGCCCGCAGGCCGATGGCGATGGACATCAGTTGTTCCACCTCCCTATCCCCATTTGCGCGCGATTTGCGGGATTGTCCTGCAACTGGCGATCGTGTTCGTCCTGCCCCACTGACTCCTGCCTTCGACCGTTGCGTATTTCCCCGAGGTCCCGGGACTTGATCCATAGGGCGTTGCCGTAGCGAAATCCATAGGGGGACTTGGGCTTGGAATCGAAGGGCACGAAGGTAAACCCTTGGGACCGACTGCCGAGTACCCATCCTCCTCGGTTCTGGTAGCCGAAGCTGGGGTAGGCCGACCGGCGCAATCGGGCTGAGAGCCGTGAGTTGGACTGGGCCAACTGTTGGGCTCGTTCTTTGCTCCATTGGTTGAGGTCGTCCCGCTTCCTCAGCTTTCCCGACTGAAGCTTGGAGGATGCCGCTTCGACCTGGTAGCTCCTGCCGGCTTCAAGCCGTCGCCTCTTCCGGTTGTTCCCCATCCATTCCAAAGCCCCCTTGTAGACCGAGACGCGTAACCGGGGCTCGAGGCTGAGGCGATACAGCCCTTTGGCGGCCACTTGAAAATCGCCGGCTGGAGTCGATATGGACAACGAGTGGATGGCGGGATTGAAGGCGGCGGATTCCAGGATGATTTCCCCGCGTAGAATCTCGAACTTCATGGTCGCGTAACCCGTCCTGATGAATCGGACCAGGCTGCTTTCGGCGAGCCTCAAGTAGCTGCCCGGATTCAGGAGCAGTTCCGCGCGACCATTCTCCAGGGTCCTCAGCTGCCCTCCGGCATTCAACTTGTGACCGGCGGTCAAAAGCCAGCGGTTGCTGCCCGCGAACGAATATTGGGGCGGTCTTCCCCAAAAGCTGTTCAACAGAAAGGCCGAACGCACCTGTCCCCAAGGGTCCAGGTGATCGCGGCTGTGCTTGCCCAGCTCGGCCACGGCCGGAGTGTTTTCTGAAGCACTTCGTAGAACGTACCGATTGCCATGGGTCAGGTTGAACGATTGTCCGTCTCGCTTCAGCCAGTTCAACTTGCCGGAGTGAACGGCAACTTCCAGTGATGACGGGTCTTTGGCTTCAATTCGATAAAACCCGTCTTTGAGAAGCTCCAGGTCCCCGGCAGGGGTTGACAGCCTGAAGGCGTGGCGACGGCCTTTGAAGCGTCTGGAGTCGACGACGACCGTTCCCTCCGAAACGCGGAAGTGCATCTTCCGGTATGCCGTGTCGAGGACTTCCAGTCGGGCCTGGTCGGCCAGACGCAGGAAACCGCCCGGATGCAACATGATTTCGAGACGGTCCCCGCGGCCTGTCCGGACTATGTCCCTGGCCTCCAATCGGTGGCCGATTGCGATTTCAGCGGGCACCCCCTGCCCGCCGGCAAGCAGAAGCTGTTTGCCCTTGACATACCTGACGGTGCCGGCTTGAAGGTGAGAGACGTGAGCGGCGGGATCCCTTGCCAAAGCCCGGGTGGCTCCGGCAAGAAGCAGGAACCCGGCCGCCGAAGTCACGATGATCCTAGTCATCACTTTGCCTCTCATCCGGCGAAAGTTTGAGCTCAACATCGGCAATGCAACGAGAGGACGGCACGACCCATCGATCACTGGCCCTATCTTAGTGATCCTGATTCTGCAATTCCAGTGTCATGTGCGAACAAGAGGCTGCCGCCCCGGGATCAGTCGCGATCCGTGCTAAAATCAACTCAGAGTAGGCGATGATATAGTCGCTTTCCGCGTAGTGACCACTTCCGGCGACTCCTGCAGGCAGTTTGCTCCAATCCAAGTGATGAACAAGCCGATAGCACTGAGCCTGATTGCTTGCCTGACCGCCTTGTCGGGGATGTTCGCCAACGACTTGTCCCGCTCGGACAAATCGTTGCCTGCCTTGCCCTCGCTGGTCTTTGAGGACGTGGCGGCCGAAGCGGGGCTGGATTTTCAGCACTTCAGCGGCAGCCCGGAGAAGCAGTACATCCTGGAGAGCATGAGCGGGGGCGTGGCCTGGATCGACTTCGACCGGGACGGTTGGATGGATCTCTATCTGGTCAACGGAGGCCGCTGGGAGGAGCTGGTTCAAGGAAAGCGCACGGTCTCCAACGCGCTCTACCGCAACAACGGCGACGGGACCTTTGCCAACGTGACCGACAAGGCAGGAGTCGGGAATCCCCACTGGGGGATGGGAGTGGCCGCCGGCGACTATGACAACGACGGCTGGGTGGACCTGTTCGTCTGCAACTACGGCTCCAACACCCTTTACCGGAACAACGGGAACGGTACCTTCAGCGACGTGACCGCCACGGCCGGGGTGGGAGACGGCCGCTGGGCGGTGAGCGCATCCTTCGGCGACTACGACGCCGACGGCTGGGTGGATC
The DNA window shown above is from Acidobacteriota bacterium and carries:
- a CDS encoding FecR family protein; this encodes MTRIIVTSAAGFLLLAGATRALARDPAAHVSHLQAGTVRYVKGKQLLLAGGQGVPAEIAIGHRLEARDIVRTGRGDRLEIMLHPGGFLRLADQARLEVLDTAYRKMHFRVSEGTVVVDSRRFKGRRHAFRLSTPAGDLELLKDGFYRIEAKDPSSLEVAVHSGKLNWLKRDGQSFNLTHGNRYVLRSASENTPAVAELGKHSRDHLDPWGQVRSAFLLNSFWGRPPQYSFAGSNRWLLTAGHKLNAGGQLRTLENGRAELLLNPGSYLRLAESSLVRFIRTGYATMKFEILRGEIILESAAFNPAIHSLSISTPAGDFQVAAKGLYRLSLEPRLRVSVYKGALEWMGNNRKRRRLEAGRSYQVEAASSKLQSGKLRKRDDLNQWSKERAQQLAQSNSRLSARLRRSAYPSFGYQNRGGWVLGSRSQGFTFVPFDSKPKSPYGFRYGNALWIKSRDLGEIRNGRRQESVGQDEHDRQLQDNPANRAQMGIGRWNN